The Corythoichthys intestinalis isolate RoL2023-P3 chromosome 1, ASM3026506v1, whole genome shotgun sequence genomic interval AGAACTTAATTGAAGAACTTGATTGATCATTTAGACAGCTTTGTTGTTATACTCAAATGTTGTGTTCTCATCAGTAGTCATTTTAGAAGTCACGCCAACGTTGTCAAAGACTTCTTTAATGCCACTCCAAACTCATTACCATCATCCACACTGCAATTCCTAGAAGTCACTCCCCATTGATAGTGAAAATTTGAGTTGAATTTCACTGATCAGCTAAGAGCATATTTGCTAAATCAAAAGTAACAGAAATGTGTGTGACAACTGTAAAGAGTTGATCAGTGTTTTCCTGCTCCATCTCTGCTTGGAgaacaaaatgaaaattaacAAAATGATCGAACTTATCTGAAGACAGCTATGACTTGGAATAATCCTCTAACATTACTCGATAATTGGAAGGAATTGTGGTGGAAATGTGCGTGACAACAACCAATTAGAATCAACCTCTTTTGTGTTGTGTAATATTTACGTCATATTAATTAAAAAGTTGACCTATGCTCTATGTGCGTAGATTTTCAGTACAGATTCTTTGAAATGACTACCAGTAGTTGAAATACAATACAAAAATCAAGTTTAAAAAATTGTGACTGTCTATAGCCGATAGCGACACGTCGCTTTCGATTCCCTTCCGTCCCTGATGTTTATATTCTTGATTATTTGGGGATTTGAACCttctcaagatttttttttttttttttttgcttttccaaaaaagcaaaaacaagtaaggcaaggcaagttagatttatttgtatagcacaattcaacataaggcaattcaaagtgctttacatcacatgaagatccacgAGCAGAGATAGattcataaaattacattaaatcaaaagaaagtttaAACAAAGACGATTGAAACAGAAAATTCTACAgtacataaaatgaataaaaagtaaATAGAAATTTGACATTTGTAGACatttatggatatgctgtgataaacataagagtttttagccctgatttaaaggagctaagagtttgagcacacttcagaccttttaacttgttccagaggtgaggagcataataactaaatgctacctcaccctgcttggttcttgttcttggaacatacaggacacaggttccagacgaccttagtggTCTAGATGCGTCATAGGgatccaacaaatcaagcatgtattttggtccaaggccattaagtgttttgtagacaagcagtagtaTTCTATATAtcttttgactcactggaagccagtgtaaccatttcaaaaccggtgtaatgtggtccagtttccttgtatttataAGGACTCTAACTGCagtattctgtactagctgcagcttcctgactgattttttataaagacctgtaaatataccgttgcaatagtccaatctactgaaaatgaatgcatgcataagcttTTCCATGTCTTTTTGTGTCAGAAGTGTATGACTATTGATCCATTCCAGGTCTTGTGCACACATAGCAAGGCTTTTTAAAACCAAATATTCTACCACATCTactataaagtaaaaaaaaaaaatctacatacACACTACCttgtttgtagaaaaaaagtgtCATCGGCACCCAAGCGCATAAGTGTGTTGTTATCCACATTTCAGACTAATGCCAGACCTTAGTAGTGATTAAGCCCTTCTGGCATAGGGGAAAtaatgaatgtactgtatatgttccAAGTTTGAGTCAAGCTGTGAACGTTTTACTTCTGTCATTTCAAAACAATGATCACAATTTCTTGCAGATGATCGGAAATAGCAGACAAGCCACTATGTTTGACGTTTTTATTCCAAACTTTGCAAACAGTTAAACACAGTGAAGCAGTGACGAATCTGCAAGATTTGGCCTAGAATTACGCACGGATCTAAATGAAGTGTTTTGGAATTTTGTTTCTACTACATCTGTGATTTAGAGCTTACGCTTCTTTCATACTTGACTGTTTCTGTTGCAGAGGTGATATCAGCAGTCCTCAGTGTGGCGCTTATCTACATCTTGACAGCGATACTACTGTTCGAGGCTGTTCAGAGGACGGTAAACCAAGACTTCAACATTGATGGGGATATCATGATCATCACAGCAGCGGTGGGCGTGGCTGTCAACCTCATGTGAGTCTCACTGTGGTGTTGTCATtctcccttttcttttttttgtcagcTATTGTGAAATTGCTTTAAGTGATGTTCTGTGACGTAAAGAACAGCAGGTACACCCCCTCTTTTATTAATGGACTTTATGCGTCCAGTTATAACGGTGGGTGTTTGTCATCAGCGGCACTTAGATGATTAACTTACCTTGTACTTCAGAGGTGATGATTTCATGTTAAAAGTGTGACACATTTTCCAAATGAGCCTGTCTGGATTTCAAATATCACAGGCAAACTGGAAAATCTCAGAATCTTGATAGTGCGCAAGCTAGGCTAGGTTAAAATGGCTTACACTGTAAATGCAAATGGGAGAATATGGCTCTCTATATGTCGGCTCGTGTCCAAAGAGTATGAGTGTGCGTTTTTGTGGGTGGGTGGTTGAGAATGTGTGAGTGAGACTGTTGATGATAATAATGCATGCTTTTCCTATTCAGAATGGGCTTCTTACTAAACCAAGGCGGTCATCTTCACTCTCACGGCCATGGTCATTCTCATGGCGCCGTGGCTTCAGCAGAGTCACAGTCCGCAGAGTCTGGAAGGAACCAGAGGCCGCACGGCAGTCTGGCTGTTCGGGCCGCCTTCATCCACGCTTTGGGTGATCTGCTCCAGAGCGTCGGGGTCCTCATAGCTGCATATATCGTCCGCTTTAAGGTACTTGGAATATTATCTTTTTTTGTACTTTACCATTatagtgggaaaaaaatgaagaaatttTCCCTTTGCCAAGACGTGCCGTCTctcacaaaggagagtacattcCTCACATTGAATATTTCACCCAAATGTCTGGCTGTACTCACTCTCTCCTCAGCCAGAGTATAAACTGGCAGATCCTATCTGCACCTACATCTTCTCAGTTCTGGTTCTGTTCACCACGGTCCGCATCATACGAGACACAACGGTTATTGTGCTGGAAGGCAAGTATTAGATTCTTTCCAAATGTGCTACTGTGTGTTTTTGTCACTCCTGTATTCatgttcttcctttttcatgcaGGTGTGCCCAGACACTTAGACACTGTTCGAATCAAAGAGGATCTCCTGAAGCTGGAGGACGTGCAGTCGGTAGATGAGCTGAATGTTTGGGCACTGACTGCTGACAAGACATCAGCACTTGTGCACCTTCAGCTAAGTAAGTTGCTTCAGCACAACATGCAAACATTCATGCATTTTTGAGCTATATAATCATTTGAGTTCATGAACTTCTCATGGGTGCAGGgtaaatttagattttatattttGCAACTTCATTTCCTCAAATGCATCTATTATTGATcatttttatcaatttttatattttttttttcatggccagTTGAAACCCATAAAAATGATTCATTCCTTGCATTGAATTATGCAGTTCAAGTAAAACTGGTTTTATTCTAGACTCAACAACTGGAGACATTAGTCCTTTTGCTTTCTGCTTTAAATTTTTGGATAAGGGTgcagttttcattatttttttcagttttcaaaAGAATGGCACTTCAAATGAATGGCACGATTTTGATTAAACACACAGAAATCGTGTGGTGACTGTGAAGTCAAATCAACTTTTTAGTTTAAGAAATAGAAGCAAGGCTTCTCCAGGCTGTACCAAGACTGTGCTACAGTGGTTTATAACGAAAAAAGATGGTTCTGGAATGAGAATAATAGCTGTGGTAGCGGTTAGTTTCATTGTGCaaacaagctaaaaaaaaaaaaaaaaagtttttttaatagtttgaccAGAACTGAATTTCAAAACTTTTTGTTGGAAAAGAGGCACAATaaataaggtaaaaaaaaattaaaaatcctaGACTTTTCCCCAAATATGGCCAGAAACCATCCGAAACCAAGACAAAATCGAACAAGACAGATTAATAATGTGCATATGAGTCGGGTACTTATAGGCAGCGTGAGCGCTATCAGGAAGGAAatcttcattaaaatgcttTACATCGTCAAACTTGGTGAAAAATACACGATATACTAGGATGACTAAAATAAAGAACAATCTCAAATTATGTACAGATACCTAAATAATCTATATAGACGTAAGTAATGACAATAATGGATTCAAAACACTTGTATCTCTAATCTTCTTGGAATGATTGGAAATGCCATGAATACAGTTCTGTGACcccaaaacacaaacagaaatggctgtaattattttttgcatGAACTGATAAAAACATGAAGCTATGACATAATACAATATCgtgcaattaaaaaatatacatggtAAATCATGCAGATTACAATAATTCAGTGGGCATTTTGTACTTATCTGTTGTGCACAACATCACCTGGTTGACAAAATAACCTCTTGCATATACAGTTAGATTGAATGATGGTACACAGAAGAAAACTTTCTCAACCAGGCTACAATAGTATGTCTTTTTTggcagaggataaagaatatatgcGCGTGAGTATTACTATCTGCTCTATATATGGATGTTAGTATTGCTGTCTGCTTCATCTTCACGGGTTATGTCAAAATATGAATtgcttaaaattttaatttactgTAACATTGTTGCTAGTTTTGTTAGCCTATGAATGGAGTTTCACTTTGGATGTTAGTGTTAAGCAAGTTGGCTTAATGGTTAGTTACTGGTAAAATCACAatgcatatatttattttttaatttcgttTTAAAGCAATGCAATTAGCACTCGTAGCTTAAATTTTGTCTCCTCTTGTGAGAAACCCCTCAATTGGGTCCTTCGTTAGTCGAGGTACTACTACTGTATTTTACTTCCGATTTTACAAAGTGAGACCTTTAATTTCTTCTTCTCTtcgtgcttccagcaccttcgaGTGCTAGCAACTGGGAGGACGTTCAGGCGAAGGCTCGCCACCTCCTGCTTCATACCTACGGCATCACCAGATGCACGGTTCAGGTCCAGACACACAGACAGAGGCCTGTACGCACCTGTGTGATCTGTCAGTAACCCAGCACCTAAAAACACGTACTTAAGGCTTCTACTTTCACTCCTCCCTTGTGTTGGCGAGAACACACACAATGGGCCTTGCTGCTGCACCGCGAAGTGGAACAGTAGTGGTGCACTCCTGATGTAAGGATAACTGCGCCTGTGAGGACTGACTACTCTTCGTGCAATGTTGGCCAACTGTTGACATATTCACTGGACAAACATAAACCTTCatgcccattttttttcattcaccaCTGAGGCCTATTTATATGTAATTTTCACTTTGATGGCAACtgatgtatattttttgttaaattttcagccTTTTTTAGTTCACCTATGTTAAGTCCTTTGATCACTTATTTGGTAACCCATCAGATGGAGGTCCATTATGCTAAAAGGCGCTTTGCCCAGTAGATCGACTTTCTTATATATATTTAACGTTATTTCCCACTAACATATAGCATTTCTGTACAATTTTCGGGCAACTTTGGCATACTAGTCGAGCAATGACATGTTACTAATGAGACAAAACTGCACTAGTTAACATTCATATACTACAAGTACATGTACCTTGAACTGGATATCGAAATAATGCTCAAAATAGCAGTAAGCAATTGCCTTCGGTCAACTGACTGAATTAGTCAATACATCTCCTTGTACTTTCAGTATTTCTAGCCCTTAACTAAAGTCACTTTTAATCTACCAAAAATACTGTGCAAGTCAGACCAACGCTAATGTTTGGATTTATTCCtgtcagcacgtcacatgattaACACTGACTGTGGAGTTACTTGTGG includes:
- the slc30a4 gene encoding zinc transporter 4 isoform X2 — encoded protein: MSSLLRKVRSAFRREQEDLDMSSDTAPFDFSDELVEDEAPKFNKLKVVVSGEMSDYSAGAQSNGVAVNTLVITGRDEDDDSLLDTSSSLSSPGFNMDPCDSCTKKRETLKQRKVMKRLVIAAVLYFLFMMAEIIGGYVSNSLAIMTDAVHMLADVVGILFSLLALWLSTKPPTKRFTFGFHRLEVISAVLSVALIYILTAILLFEAVQRTVNQDFNIDGDIMIITAAVGVAVNLIMGFLLNQGGHLHSHGHGHSHGAVASAESQSAESGRNQRPHGSLAVRAAFIHALGDLLQSVGVLIAAYIVRFKPEYKLADPICTYIFSVLVLFTTVRIIRDTTVIVLEGVPRHLDTVRIKEDLLKLEDVQSVDELNVWALTADKTSALVHLQLTPSSASNWEDVQAKARHLLLHTYGITRCTVQVQTHRQRPVRTCVICQ
- the slc30a4 gene encoding zinc transporter 4 isoform X1, coding for MQSQPVLLLKMSSLLRKVRSAFRREQEDLDMSSDTAPFDFSDELVEDEAPKFNKLKVVVSGEMSDYSAGAQSNGVAVNTLVITGRDEDDDSLLDTSSSLSSPGFNMDPCDSCTKKRETLKQRKVMKRLVIAAVLYFLFMMAEIIGGYVSNSLAIMTDAVHMLADVVGILFSLLALWLSTKPPTKRFTFGFHRLEVISAVLSVALIYILTAILLFEAVQRTVNQDFNIDGDIMIITAAVGVAVNLIMGFLLNQGGHLHSHGHGHSHGAVASAESQSAESGRNQRPHGSLAVRAAFIHALGDLLQSVGVLIAAYIVRFKPEYKLADPICTYIFSVLVLFTTVRIIRDTTVIVLEGVPRHLDTVRIKEDLLKLEDVQSVDELNVWALTADKTSALVHLQLTPSSASNWEDVQAKARHLLLHTYGITRCTVQVQTHRQRPVRTCVICQ